AAGGGACCCAGTCTTTCTCACACGCTAAGCCCGGATCAGCTGAGGACACATTTGAGACTTGTATGACGTACTGCCATAACTGTCTTGTCAGCAGCGTCATGGCATTTGTATCGGGCATGGACTTAAATTTGGCACTTTAAAgtgtcatttgttttattttctctctttatgttttaaatatgttcgaaataaagatatatCATCATCATTAGTCACACAGTCACGTGTcgttgtgtccttgggcaagacacttcacacacATTGGCTCCAGGTCACCATTGTAAACGAGAAAGTGTTCTCAATGGACTTACCTGGTAAAACATTGaatggataaaaataaaacaataaatacaacaaatgttgtttacttgtatgtatagtgtgtactatgtcttgtcaccgtgggatagtgggaacgtaatttcgatttctttgtctgtcttggcatgtgaagaaattgacaataaagcagactttgactttgaaaagcgGCGCCCAATGTAAGAACGAGCGCCTTCGGGTGCGTTCTCATTGTCTGGGAGTCCAAGGGGGGGCAAACACCCCGCGGACTGGCGAGCGGGTGCTTTCCACTTTCCCTCGCACAGCGCACGGCTTACAAACAGCAGGCGCGCACACGTCGCACACGGCAGGATGGGGGGGGGTCTCACCTTTTGGGCTTCGATCCGGGCCCAAACCTGCGAGTTTGATCAAAGCCAAAGTGGTGACgtagtttttacttttagtttgTTATAATGGATTCGCCGGTGACGTCAATTGCTCGTTAAACAAGAAATAAGATCGAAATCATCCAGAAGACCTTTAAATTAGTCATTGGTCACTtaatttttattctattataGTTTATTCATCATTCCTGAATGCAAAGGATTTAGAGGTTGTACTTTTAGAATCTAAACGGTTTAGATCCTTTGCATTCAGCCCCACTTGTTCAATTTAGCACATTTCTTTTCATGCCTGCACAGAATATCCATGGACACTACAGTGCCGTATAGGGCAAAAGATTTTTTACAACAACTTCAAAGTCTCAaaatacggaagaggattatgGCCAGTGAAGGGGGGGATTCAGACTTTTTTTCCCTCAGAATTCTGGTTTCACTTTAAAGCGAGAATTGTGCATTTGAAGTCTGAATACTGACTTTAGAGTCTAAATTTTGACTTTAAAGTCTAAATGTTTACTCTAAAGTGAAAATTCTGACTATAAACTCTAAATGCTGACATTAAAGTgaaaattctgactttaaagtgagaatacccactttctgactttaaagtcaaaagtcaaataattctcactttaaagtcagaatcctgtcatcccttttttttcttcaccggcCCTAATCCTCATCCGTACCAATCCAACTCCGAGATCACAAATTACTCACTTGACAAAGTCCACGCGGCGCTCAACGCAAGAATACGCACAAGGCGCGCGGCCAGTGGGTTTCTCATCCTTCACGGGAGAGGAGATTCCACGCTAATAGTTTGCAGTCAACAATTCGACTCCAAAGCAAATGATGGACGGACTATACTAGTCACAAAAGACTTGCGTGTTTTGATACCACTAGGACGTCGGCCACCACGTAACGTCACAAAAGCTCCTAACACGTTTGCAAACTTTGCACGCCTTTGACCTGGCGAGAGTGGACGTGACATTTTAGACGCCTTTCACTCGCAATAAAAAAAGACCGCAAATAAAtaagtaggggggggggggggggggtcggggcACAAGTTTTGTCACTTACAAACCTCCGAGTTGGGTTTGGATCAGAGCCAAAGTAACGCCATGTTTTGTGTAAATCCATATGGCAGCGGCACATTAGAAATGACTGTGCAAGGGATCACCAAGGATAAAAACACTGATTGCTCAATGGAATACCTGTTCAAACCAAAAATAAACTTTTCGTTTTAGCATCAATCTACAGTTGTGTTTAAACACAATTATATTCATCACAGGGCCACTCAGAAATCAAAAAGCATTGGCGCTCATTGGAAACGTAGTCACCGTCTTCATGGAAAACACTACCCGTTTTGTCCATTGGCACTGCCATGATCaacaaatttaaatttaaatatagGCCAGTGGGCACAGCCTCACGTGCAGCCTCATTCATTCAGTCAGTGATTTGCATGAGGTGCTGGAcactaaggatttttttttttttttttgcatgcaagTTTCTCTGAAAGAACGCAAAAGCCCATTAACATATGGGCTGATGGAgggacacaaaacacacacaacaaccaCATGACgcgaacacacagacacaaaaacGACTCAAATGTCAAGTgaagtttgaaaaccactgtaGGGTTCTGTATTAAATTTGTagacatacattcatacatcatcttgaggagcggaagagaaagaaaatgtgtattacagctGCATTGTTACATATGTTTCTATCATTGTGAGGCCATTTCGGGTGGAACATTTTGGCTGCTCTTTACAGATTTTGTGTAGTTGAGCATGAACATGACCGCATCAGGGCAATGCTATTCAGTCATTGCTTTATCGACTATCATTTAAACCAAGTTGGGATTTTGAGTCCTCCCAACTGTAAATTTTTGAAACCTGTGGAGTCTCCCTCTGCTGGCCATTTGAAAGATTGCAGGTATAAGGCACTTCCACATCAGCATCACctatcaatccaggagactgctCATTGCTTTTACAGTTCATAGATTAGAGATTTGAGTTTAGATTAGGATTTAAGACGCTATATCAGACGGAATCCTCGCAAGTATAGAAAAGATGTTCTTTGAGTTTTGTCGTGAGCTTCAGCTGCCTCCTGTAGTACACCTGCATATTTCTTGTGTGCTTACAAAATATAAGTACAACTAATGACAGAAagacaaaaaggaaaacaaaatgggGACGTCTTTTTTGGAAGCATATTTAACTATGTATGAACTGTATTTTTGCAAATTGCTATTGGAAATacatcctttttatttttgctcagGTTTCAATACGACAGAGGCTACCGTAAAAACATCTAAATTGTAAATTTACCGAAAAAATGCTTTTCCATACCAAGCTaatttgaaaacatttcaaGGCAAATCGCATTTACAGACATTTGACGGATATTACTAAGTTGTAAAAAAGATACTTGCGGCCCATCGCAGCAAGTGGGTGTGTGCAGCTGTGAATGCTTCTGACATTGGCAaaatatgcatgcatgcattatGTAGGAAAACATGGAGCTGACTTTGTGAAATGGCCATTTGCATCTGAATGCTCCCACAAAATGTGCAGTGAGCACGAGTAGATATACTAGTAGGGTGCGCGTGTGTATGAATGAATCTACATAGCATATGTGTAATTGTGTATCTGGCGTGCATGTATCCCTGCATTGATGGATGCGTGCGCATGAATACATGACCCAGGTCTAACTTGCGTGTGCACGAATTAGTAGCCGTCATCTCTATCGTGGGTCTCAGACAGGGAGCTCTCGTCAATATTTTCCAGGCTCTCGGCATGCTGAATGCTAAGCTCGGAAAGCGGGATGCTGGGTAATGTAGTCTGTTCAGGGTACAGCCAGGGCTTGAATCCAGGGTTGTGCCTCTGCTTCCAATCGGAATACTTCAAACACGCTTTGTTGATCGACTTCATTGCCTATGAAGGTAAAAATGTAATCATAGCAAAGAACAATTAATTTGATCCTGGGCTTGTGAAGCGCCCACAATTCACTCATGATATGTGCAAGCTAATCAGAGTCTAATCAATTGAAAAAATTAAATCATACAAgcactaaaacaacaaaaaatactgaTGAAGAAGTTCAATTTGTGCTTAACCTATTGGAATAAATACGACAGAGAGAAAGCTACTCCTCTTGACATGCACTGTTTATGTTCACTATGGAGCAGCTCAGGAAGAACATTTGTAtatcaaatgcgtccatctatGAAGAATGTAAAATGAAAAGATATACAAATGTCCACTACAACTGAGACGTCCAATATTCAAACGCCGAATTAGCTTCTTCATTTAATTCAGTTTCTTTTCCAACCATATCTTCAACAGTATATCTAATAAATCCTCACTTAAGTTATTGGCTGGTAGTAAAAGGACAGTTTGATGAGCTTATACTAGGACACGTATATTGGTTTGATTTTGTTTGGTTGATGCAGGCAATAAAACCACAATGTGACCTCAGCATGAGCTGGTCTTGCATGTAAACAGAGGACTTGAAAATCAAAAGTGCTTCGCCAAGTAGCTGTCTGGCACGTAGGCAACACAGCAGCATCAGCGTATAGACTCTATACTATAGAGTGAGCTGGCCCCGCAGCCTCTGTTGTTGCTTCTAACAACCCATCTGCCATGTATTCTCTCACCAAACAGTATCATTGTTAAAAATGGGGGGTGCTGAGGGGAGGCGAGATCTCGTCTACAACCACTAAACCTGACAGTCTTGTccataaaacacatttttctagcATCTCTATTAAATTGTAGAAGACTTACGCCCGGTGCAAGGAAGTGGGAAAACTTTTTGACAACCCACTTGGGTAATGAACCTGGGGGAGAAGaagggaagaaaagaaagagtGAGCAATGCAGGCCGCTGGTGATGTGAATGACATGCATTCAAGTGTTGTTTGCATTTTGCTCAAAGTGCGTCATAACTTAGTTACCCCGTGGATCTAACTGTGCCATGTATGTGAGGACACAGTGGTTGGGCCCCTGGCTCTGCACCATGTAGCCAGTCTGTATGGACACGGCTCTGACCATGTCCTTTTTGGGCGGATATTtctgtagaaaaacaaaaacacagatttCCCGTTGAAATGTTTTCAAGGGCGTTTATGGCTTTGACTTTTTGTCCACGCAAAACACAGCTCCTAAGTTTGATGAAACGATTGCCAGCGCTGCCCCCTTTACTTATATTTAATATCGTCATTTATTATTCAGTATGATAAAGTCGCCAGTTGATAGCCTGTGCTAATTGGAATAGGAAAGGCCCTGAAGAAGAAATCTGATTTGCAGAAAATAGAACCGGCTTCTACGTTATCTATTTTTGGTGCCTGCCCTTGTACTTAATTATATGTTGCTTCACAGTTTCTGAGCTGAGTCCAATTCAAGATACTTCATGATACCGCCTGCTAGcttcaaataaagaaaatgcaatttctagCTCCAACAACAGATGCAGCATTGCAGGAAGCTTATCACCAAAAGGTAAAATAACACCTCCCAcgagattattattattgttttcattgttatttttgaaataaaatcaaattaCAGAGACAAAACTATTGTAAGTTGGACATCATCATCCtagtgaaacattttttttttcatcctaaaTTATAATTCCATGAACAGTTTTGTGCCCAATTCCATCCAAAAAGTGTGATTGTCAAGTTTCTGCAGAGATGAAGCTACTCATCTTTGTCACATTCGAGCACAGATTCATCTAAAACCACCGACCACTGAATGGTTTACCATCAGTGACCATTTGTGGTGTTTCCTGTTTGATGGCAAGTCAGAGCCTGCCATTCGCATCACGTGATCATGTGAAGTTTGCATCGGAAGAATATGAAATTCAGCCTAGCAGTTAAGTGCTTTGCCAATATGGCACGTTGAAAACTTTCTTAGTCATATGATGATTCATTCATCGAACCATTATCCAACTTGAGTAGCTACGATCAATCGTGCTGTGTAAATGATTGGGGGAACAATAATGAGTAATAGAGGTCATTTAGTAAGCAAGTTTATGAAGTCTTTGGGTTTGCCTTTTTTCATGTGAGGGTAACTAACGCATATGCATACCAAAATAGTTTTTCATTCATCTGTATGTTTTCATGATGATTAAATTGTAGTTATTTACTTACATCACTAAACTAGGCAGTGTTTTAGTGGTTATACTGGATTCATTTCTGACTCAAGTCCATGAAAACAGATggaaattctgtttaaaaatgtataaaGTTAAAATGGCTTGTCATTGAAAGTTTTTTCTGTGTGGTTCCATAAATTGATCGAGTGCTCTACATTCCATTtgattttgttgtctttttatgCTTTCTACGATCAGGTGCAACTGTTTGCCATTTCTTGACCTTGGCAATGCGTGTGTGCCTCAAGTTGACAAAACCTTATCATGTGTCCTTGCCTACTCGTgtatacaaaaataaacaaacgttATTTGGTGACATCCTTCATTATATTGCAATAATATCTAAAGACCATACTGTGAAACCTAATGCTTGGTCTCAAAAAAACTGAACAAGCTACCCGTGATTTTAATACCGACATGTGAGTTGCAATGCTGTCACTTGAGTGGGTACTTAGCTGACATCAATTCCAGAAATTAAAGCACAGGATCACATAATCTGGTGAGAAGTTTCCCAAATGGGactgttgaataaataaatatacagtataGTCTAGCAATTCTATGCAGCATAGGGGACATCGGGACATAAAGCACACACtctgttctttgttttgttttttttcccacgcaGGAATGCGGAAGGCGAGGTGGAAGTGAACAGCTAATCATCACGCGAGAGCTCTTATCCTTGTGCAAACATTTCATGAGTGACTAAGACTGAATGGCAATGGAGGCAAATATAAACCTGGGCACATGGAGAGACCTAGGTAAGCCTGGGAGGGTCTAAGAAAAAGTATACACGGGAAATTATACAGTTGTTTGTATAGAACAAACTGGGAGATTAGCGTCACCAGCTGGCTACTTCCCCGGTCATGTGATACAAAAACCGAGTTCCTGGAGATATAAATAAAGCccaatattttaaaatacaatCATATCTGCAGGCTCggtaaaaaataagaaaactcTTTCTTGAAACTTgcaaatgaactttttttttttgcatgaaataACTACCTTGCGTTAGGAAAACTGTTGGACATTTAAAACCTGGCTACAGGCATTTTTTAAGTTATCTAATTCAAAAGCAATAGGAGCATAAAACACGCTTGAGTTATTCACGAAAACATGCACAGATGCACACGACACATTCAGCTCAAAAGCTTGCTGAACTGAACCGCCTTGATCCAACGCATCCAGCGTGCACTCGTCGTTTGTTTCACTCGGCTACATCGGTATCTCCACGCACCTTTGAGTTGCAGCAACCAACTTACCGCATGTTTAACCGAGTAGTTCATGATGATGTAGTCTTTCCCCGTTTGCAACCAGGAGCGAAGCGTGACGACATCTCGGTTACGGAGCGGATTTGGACATTTCCCTGTTGTCAAATTCAGATGCACAAAACCGTTGTGATTTTGAGTAGGTTACATTAGACATGTGCGTGGAACATACATGAATAATACCCAACATCTGCATTGACTGTAAGCTTTCCAATATCAAAGGTCTCGATGACGTTTGTGTCCCATTTTCTTCTGTACTCAATGTCATGGAGAACATCATACATGGTCTCGGCTGACACATCCTTCGTGACCATCCGACACTGCatcagaaagagagagaaaaaggaacATGCAATCAATTCATTCCTGTGTAAGTGTGTGGTCAGCGATCACGTACAGAAGCAAGTAACGAAGCGGGCGTTCCAAATTTGGTTAACTTAGTATAATGTCTGTCTTTAAGAATGATTGAAAGTCTGTACACAatgattttacattttaaagtaTGGCTTAAATACTTTGTGACTGTTTAATTCTATTTGAGTATTCTCAAATTGTTACGCGTGGTTATGCCTAAAAACCAACGGGGACTACCTGTTAGCTAAAGaacagatgtttaaaatagatacaaGCTGAGGGCAAATTGCCGCTGTTACCACAGTTACAATTCCGGAGGGATTGTGTTAATaagaagacaaaacaaaagcaaagatACACTTCAGACAAGGACGCGTATAGAGTGCAAAAGCCGTACCAACGGGAGAAAAAGTGGTCATTGAAACACTAGTGAGACAGAGTGAACGAGAAAGAAAAGCATTGACTGTCGGTGCCTTTTGGTCCCCAGTCACTTTATTACAAATCAGACCAGAGGGGCTTGGGGAACATTCTGCTCTTGTACTCCATGGAGGATTAATAGAAGAAAAAGGCAGCTCTCTTTCATCGTCACTTTCTAGTTTCTAGAGAGTGGAGCTTCTGCTCCTCCGCAGGAGACTGCTTAGGCATCTTTCGAGGATGCTTCTTGGACGTTCCAGGCACATTCCACCGAGTGGAGGACATGAGGAAGACCTGTCTCAGCTCCACCCAGAAGAGATGGACAAAGCGGGTGGGGAAAGGGATGTCTAGGCTTCTTGTTGGCCCAGCGACCCAACCACGGATAAGAGGAAGAGAATGGATAATCAATAGTCAATTAAACACACCTTAACTCCGCCCTCAAAAGATTTAGTCATTTGATGCTCACTCAACTGAGCTTTCGTAAGGTGGGTTGACATCTTGGGTGTTGCTGGCTCACCGTAATCGTGGTTAATCATTTGgaataacaaaaaaacaaacaaaaaaaacacaaaaaagccaaagaaaaactaAACATGCACTCGAGAATTCATCTTTGACTTCTTGAGCGACTTTCAAGTGTTTATTTAAAGTGGTTGTAAAACCATAGGCGCGTTTGGACCTTCGATGTGCTTGGTTGAATCCAGGAGAGACAAGAGTGGAAGTTCATTGAGTTGAAACGACTCGAGGAGGAAAGAATGGACGTCAGTATTTGCAATCCAACTGAAACGGGCGGAGCTTTAGAGAATGTTACGCTGAGCTGTCAGAGATGTTCTGGTCAGAATGGAGAAAAACAGCCCAGCAAGTAGCTTAATtcgtttacattttaatttggtTAGCTCACCAGATGAAGCAAGGAGACGGTGATGACTTCAAGAGAGATAAACCGATGATAGTTACCCAATGTACTGCGTGTTTTGGGGTTTGTCAGTGGATCTTCAAGCCCAGTTTACTCACTATGCACtcaaccatccattttctattccaCTTCTCCCAATAAGGGTTGCCGGAAGATGGAACCTGTCCCAGCCGTGCTCAGACAGACAGAGTCGAAAATATAGACGATCATTCACATCTAAATCTTTCCCATTACTGAGTAGAAACTGACCCCATGATACAAGTTGAGTCTGAGTCCAAGCACACAAGTCAGGCTATTGAACCACTACCAGGGGAGTCCTAATCTAGTCCTCGAGAGCCACTATCCTGCATAATTTAGATATTGCCCTCCTCTATTTTCCTTCGATGACTGGATTTGGACAGCCCCGCACAACACCATCGGAGAGTGCCCACTCACGATAATAAATGATATTTGACCCTTGCCTTGCATAACCACTCCACGCAAACCATGACTCATCAAAGTGTCTGCGCTTTTCACAAGCTTCATTTGGTGCCAGTAAAACATTTGTGGGCAACAACaaaacaggggggaaaaaaatagatctCAGCCTGTGAGTGGATCAGAGGCTCCCCTCAAGAGTCATCAAGGAGGATTCCGCCTGTGTGCGTATGGCAGAAAAGCAGCAGAAATTATTTGGTACATTGGCCAAAttacaaaatgtaaacaaaaccaTCTATGTGTTTAACAAAAAATACTGACTCCTCACATTGTTGCTGTTTTTCGGGTTTCTCTATGTTAAAGTGGCTTATGTGTATTTGGTGTTGGATTATGAAACTGATGTTCATGACGAGGCTGCGTGATGAATAAAAGGTACTGTGACGTAAACATAGTACTGTACGTTCAGTGACTGCGCTAACTGTGTGATGTCAGAGCTCAGAGAGCAAAGCAAACAGACGATAAAGTGACCATGAAAAATGCATGCTTCCGTTACACTAGCATTTACATTAACACGCCAATATAGGATAG
This genomic window from Syngnathus typhle isolate RoL2023-S1 ecotype Sweden linkage group LG6, RoL_Styp_1.0, whole genome shotgun sequence contains:
- the stard10 gene encoding START domain-containing protein 10; its protein translation is MSGRNVTIPDDQAFASFKSECLTEEGWTVTYNKGGIAVWSQALEEGKSVHKIKCRMVTKDVSAETMYDVLHDIEYRRKWDTNVIETFDIGKLTVNADVGYYSWKCPNPLRNRDVVTLRSWLQTGKDYIIMNYSVKHAKYPPKKDMVRAVSIQTGYMVQSQGPNHCVLTYMAQLDPRGSLPKWVVKKFSHFLAPGAMKSINKACLKYSDWKQRHNPGFKPWLYPEQTTLPSIPLSELSIQHAESLENIDESSLSETHDRDDGY